One window of the Chitinophaga niabensis genome contains the following:
- a CDS encoding NAD-dependent epimerase/dehydratase family protein: protein MVTGGTGLVGTRLLPRLINAGFDCRALMRGKKEAPAGTMVVEGDLFAPVSLAQAAKGVSAIIHLAAVFRSPDTDLIWKSNLEGTRNLIAAAKTHAPDARFIFASTSHVYSVNNPHPGREEDEVTPQHAYPASKVAAENELRGSGLNWSILRFPFVYGDGDGHLEALPQHVAAAKFHPAMRMSTIHHRDIYSAISMALNGVMDSRTVNIADEAPTSLYELLRLTGNTMESSSEPLVNPWYLHSDSSLARSLGFQPVIRTVYQAAQEHLL from the coding sequence TTGGTAACCGGCGGGACCGGCCTGGTTGGCACGCGCCTGTTGCCACGACTTATCAATGCTGGTTTTGATTGCCGCGCACTGATGCGTGGCAAAAAAGAAGCCCCGGCCGGAACAATGGTTGTGGAAGGCGATCTGTTCGCCCCTGTCTCACTAGCCCAGGCAGCGAAGGGTGTTTCAGCGATCATTCATTTAGCAGCCGTATTCCGGTCACCCGATACAGATCTGATCTGGAAGAGTAACCTGGAGGGAACCCGTAACCTGATAGCCGCAGCGAAAACACATGCACCTGATGCACGTTTCATTTTTGCCAGTACCAGTCATGTCTATAGCGTAAATAATCCGCATCCCGGCCGTGAGGAAGATGAAGTTACCCCCCAGCATGCCTATCCGGCCAGTAAGGTTGCGGCAGAAAATGAACTGCGGGGGAGCGGGCTTAACTGGTCAATTCTCCGGTTCCCATTTGTGTACGGAGATGGCGACGGGCATCTTGAAGCATTACCTCAGCATGTGGCCGCTGCAAAGTTTCACCCCGCCATGAGAATGAGCACCATTCACCACCGCGATATCTACAGCGCTATCAGCATGGCGTTGAATGGCGTTATGGACAGCCGCACTGTGAACATAGCCGATGAAGCCCCTACATCGCTCTACGAGTTATTGCGGCTTACGGGCAACACAATGGAGTCATCGTCAGAACCTTTGGTTAACCCCTGGTATCTCCATTCCGATAGTTCACTTGCCAGAAGCCTGGGCTTTCAACCAGTGATCAGAACCGTTTATCAGGCCGCACAAGAGCATCTGCTCTAA
- a CDS encoding AraC family transcriptional regulator gives MRNSTSFLYKLRQNDKLPIRIVSPEFGHLSPLEAADYDAPRHTPYYLFLFMLVGRSGHNIDLQQYEAGDNELIFVMPHQVHDQPVMEQGANFLKIGFDESCLSLLPKQYPFLIDPLNNQKVNFEPSAALRVKAIFAILLDLLKYWHTEPDLILAHLNSLLTEINMAYFMAHQNPPDGKLSKFMAFKAFVEHHLTNHYSISRIARQLGVNTNGLYQIVKHYSGLSPKEFINKRLILEARRRISYAERTSIKELAYGLGFNDPEYFSRLFKKITGQTIAQFSKDLSGN, from the coding sequence ATGCGGAACAGTACCTCCTTTCTTTACAAACTCAGGCAAAACGACAAACTTCCGATCCGGATCGTTTCTCCTGAGTTCGGCCACCTGTCACCATTGGAGGCAGCTGACTACGATGCTCCGCGGCACACGCCGTACTACCTTTTCCTGTTTATGCTGGTTGGACGTAGTGGGCACAACATAGATTTGCAGCAGTATGAAGCAGGCGACAACGAGTTGATATTTGTGATGCCACACCAGGTCCATGATCAGCCAGTAATGGAGCAAGGCGCCAATTTTTTGAAAATCGGCTTTGATGAAAGCTGTTTATCCCTGTTACCAAAGCAATATCCTTTTCTGATCGATCCGCTAAATAATCAGAAAGTGAATTTTGAACCATCTGCAGCACTAAGGGTGAAAGCCATTTTCGCTATCCTGCTTGATCTGTTAAAATATTGGCATACTGAACCTGATCTGATCCTCGCGCATCTGAACAGCTTGCTTACTGAGATCAATATGGCTTATTTCATGGCTCACCAAAATCCCCCGGACGGTAAACTTTCTAAGTTTATGGCCTTTAAGGCATTCGTAGAACATCACCTGACGAACCATTACAGTATCAGCAGGATCGCCCGGCAATTGGGTGTTAATACCAATGGGTTATATCAGATCGTCAAACACTATTCCGGGCTTTCACCAAAAGAGTTCATCAACAAGCGGCTGATCCTGGAAGCAAGGCGACGTATCAGCTATGCCGAAAGAACATCGATCAAAGAACTGGCTTACGGGTTAGGTTTTAACGATCCGGAATACTTTTCCCGCCTTTTTAAAAAAATCACGGGGCAAACAATTGCCCAATTTTCTAAGGATTTGTCAGGGAACTAA
- a CDS encoding DNA adenine methylase encodes MISSSSDLLAKPFLRWAGGKTWLIKHLIKVKESSFNNYFEPFLGGAATYFYLQPNGHAYLSDLNSDLIETYQAVKKDARAVIRVLETFANTEEDYYKIREREYKSSVKRAAKFIYLNQTSFNGIYRVNLKGVYNVPYGFRKKGFLDRENLLNVQSSLKNASIETSDFFNISKQIKRCDLVFLDPPYTVSHNNNGFIKYNEKIFSLDDQIRLSQLIDIIKRKGAYYILTNAAHATIDNIFEKGDKKLILNRASLIGGVNSKRGQTNEFVFTNTVL; translated from the coding sequence ATGATTTCTTCCAGTAGCGATTTGTTAGCAAAACCCTTTTTACGATGGGCCGGAGGGAAAACTTGGCTTATTAAGCATTTGATAAAAGTAAAGGAAAGTAGCTTTAATAATTATTTTGAACCATTTTTAGGTGGTGCAGCCACTTATTTTTATTTGCAACCTAACGGTCATGCATACTTATCCGATTTAAACAGCGACCTCATTGAAACATATCAAGCAGTCAAGAAAGATGCACGTGCTGTAATTCGTGTTTTGGAAACGTTTGCTAATACAGAAGAGGATTATTATAAGATTCGTGAAAGGGAATATAAATCTTCCGTAAAAAGAGCAGCCAAATTCATATACTTAAATCAAACATCTTTTAATGGTATTTATAGGGTTAACCTCAAAGGAGTTTATAATGTGCCTTACGGGTTTAGGAAAAAAGGTTTTCTTGATAGAGAGAACTTATTAAATGTTCAAAGCTCCCTAAAAAACGCCTCAATTGAAACGAGTGACTTTTTCAACATTTCAAAGCAGATAAAACGTTGTGATTTAGTATTTCTTGACCCCCCGTACACTGTGTCCCATAACAATAATGGATTTATTAAATACAATGAAAAAATTTTTTCGCTTGATGATCAAATTCGTTTAAGCCAATTGATTGACATAATAAAGCGAAAAGGCGCCTATTATATTCTCACTAATGCTGCGCATGCAACCATTGATAATATTTTTGAAAAAGGTGATAAGAAGTTAATTCTGAATAGAGCCAGTTTAATCGGAGGCGTTAATTCAAAAAGAGGTCAAACGAATGAATTTGTTTTCACTAATACCGTTCTATAA
- a CDS encoding helix-turn-helix domain-containing protein: protein MKKNRDFNEKLASLIRTIRLVSNFTQSYVAAKMRISNTAYHDLETGKTLLTPKRIEQVAEVFEIPFEALIRFNTTFIINSILQRQGIGDKNDYETRIARLEERNQELVSILKIAVQSGPLNE, encoded by the coding sequence ATGAAAAAGAACCGAGACTTCAACGAGAAGTTAGCCAGCCTGATTCGGACAATCAGGCTCGTGAGCAACTTCACCCAGTCATATGTCGCAGCTAAAATGAGAATCAGTAACACTGCATATCATGATTTGGAAACCGGAAAGACATTGTTGACCCCAAAACGGATTGAACAGGTGGCAGAGGTTTTTGAAATACCGTTTGAGGCGTTAATTCGATTTAACACAACGTTTATTATTAACTCAATACTGCAGCGCCAGGGAATTGGGGATAAAAACGATTATGAAACGAGAATTGCGCGGCTGGAGGAAAGAAACCAAGAGCTTGTGAGTATTTTGAAGATAGCAGTGCAAAGCGGCCCCCTTAATGAGTAA
- a CDS encoding DGQHR domain-containing protein — MTEELQIKLMSRLLSGNDIGKELKLRRSDFYNESHPNNSTVLEEKILAGWHIKAELKTVTKIYKPKPSDIAFEDKVWSLFAMLGFNLMNKDRHFHLPYDKKNTSLTQQIDVFAKDDETVLIVECRSSNKDKIGDFKKELEAMKSKKQGLINTICALFPAKKPKFKYVLATSRLGLSEIDESRLKNIDGVHFSEEVIDYYYDLHSQIGIAARYQLLGTLFSGQEIPDMDNRIPAIEGKMGGHTYYSFSIEPDKLLKIGFVLHRNKANENMMPTYQRLIKKGRLKEIHSFIEDKKGYFPNSIIINIVTEKNKRLVFQPSNTQVENAISRVGILYLPKKYKTAFIIDGQHRLYGYANSQYKFTNSIPVVALVNIDRSEQVRLFMQINENQKAVSKDLRNTLDADLLWDSDSYLEQMKALKSKIAINLGENRASPFFGKISIGEDKRIITTEHINLALNRSDFLGKVKKNEIETLGTFYTGDIEKTYKNLSDFLIRCFGYIKASLEDLWEQEGNIIVINKGFYGITLLLNDLVNHLQKQGRLEELRSPKSIFEELTTYLDTLIHFFKDLDEQKSTELKTSYGTPGDAKYWRTLQVAMRTDHPDIEYKGLDEYLMKEEKENNEAAFRLIREIESEFLKNRIREKLEAEFGKLWFKKGLPEKVYSDAISIAAKKNLEIEDDEDEKEPWDQLHLINYREIILKNWQRLFDGMYAKPGVGGNKDAKTSWLVQLNRIRNENSHTYYVTNDELSFIEEIHDWLSKPVT, encoded by the coding sequence ATGACTGAAGAGTTGCAAATTAAATTAATGAGTAGGCTTTTGTCGGGGAATGATATTGGGAAGGAGTTAAAATTAAGGAGATCGGATTTTTATAATGAAAGTCACCCCAATAACTCTACAGTACTAGAGGAGAAAATTTTAGCTGGATGGCATATTAAGGCTGAATTAAAAACTGTGACCAAAATATACAAACCTAAGCCATCTGATATAGCTTTTGAGGATAAGGTTTGGTCGCTTTTTGCGATGCTAGGCTTTAATCTGATGAATAAAGACAGGCATTTTCATCTTCCATACGATAAAAAGAATACCTCTTTAACGCAACAAATCGATGTCTTTGCTAAAGACGATGAAACCGTTTTGATAGTTGAATGTAGATCCTCAAACAAAGATAAGATAGGTGACTTCAAGAAGGAACTAGAAGCAATGAAAAGTAAGAAGCAGGGTTTAATTAATACTATTTGTGCATTGTTTCCTGCAAAGAAACCAAAGTTTAAGTATGTTCTTGCGACCAGCAGATTGGGACTCTCTGAAATTGATGAATCTAGGTTGAAGAATATTGACGGTGTACATTTTTCAGAAGAGGTTATCGACTACTACTACGATTTACACTCTCAGATTGGGATTGCAGCAAGGTATCAGTTGCTCGGAACGTTATTCTCAGGGCAAGAGATTCCTGATATGGACAATAGGATTCCTGCAATTGAAGGGAAAATGGGAGGGCATACATATTACTCCTTTTCAATTGAGCCAGATAAGCTTTTGAAGATCGGATTTGTGTTGCATAGAAATAAAGCGAACGAGAATATGATGCCAACATACCAACGACTAATTAAGAAAGGAAGGCTCAAAGAAATTCATTCATTTATAGAAGATAAAAAAGGGTATTTCCCCAATTCGATTATTATTAATATAGTAACTGAGAAGAATAAGAGATTAGTTTTTCAGCCTAGTAATACTCAAGTTGAGAACGCAATATCAAGAGTCGGTATTTTGTACTTGCCGAAGAAATATAAAACCGCATTTATCATTGATGGACAACATCGCCTTTACGGATATGCTAACTCTCAATATAAGTTTACGAATTCTATTCCAGTTGTAGCGTTAGTCAATATTGACAGGTCAGAGCAGGTTAGGTTGTTTATGCAGATAAACGAAAACCAAAAGGCAGTGTCAAAGGATCTTAGAAACACACTAGACGCAGATTTACTTTGGGATTCTGACAGCTATCTTGAGCAAATGAAGGCTCTGAAATCAAAGATTGCTATTAATCTTGGAGAAAATCGGGCTTCTCCCTTTTTTGGAAAGATTTCAATAGGGGAAGATAAACGAATTATCACGACTGAGCACATCAATTTGGCATTGAATAGATCAGATTTTCTAGGGAAAGTAAAGAAAAATGAAATTGAAACGCTTGGTACTTTTTATACCGGTGATATCGAGAAGACGTATAAAAACTTGTCTGATTTTCTTATTCGATGTTTCGGTTATATAAAGGCTAGTTTGGAAGACTTATGGGAACAAGAGGGAAATATCATAGTTATCAATAAAGGGTTTTATGGCATTACATTATTGTTAAATGATTTAGTGAATCACTTGCAGAAACAAGGAAGACTGGAAGAGCTAAGATCGCCCAAAAGTATTTTTGAGGAGTTAACAACATATTTAGATACATTAATTCATTTCTTTAAAGATCTTGATGAACAAAAATCGACTGAGCTCAAAACCTCCTATGGTACTCCCGGAGATGCAAAGTATTGGCGAACGTTACAAGTTGCTATGAGAACGGATCATCCGGATATTGAATATAAGGGGTTGGATGAATACCTCATGAAAGAGGAGAAGGAGAATAATGAGGCAGCGTTTCGGCTAATAAGAGAGATTGAAAGCGAATTTTTAAAAAACAGGATTCGCGAAAAACTTGAAGCTGAATTTGGTAAGCTTTGGTTCAAAAAGGGGCTTCCCGAAAAAGTGTATTCAGATGCCATCAGTATAGCAGCAAAGAAGAATCTGGAAATTGAGGATGATGAGGATGAAAAGGAGCCTTGGGATCAACTGCATTTGATCAATTATCGTGAAATAATCCTAAAGAACTGGCAGAGACTTTTTGATGGAATGTATGCGAAACCAGGTGTAGGAGGTAATAAGGATGCAAAAACTTCATGGTTGGTGCAGTTAAATAGAATACGTAATGAAAATTCACATACGTATTATGTTACTAATGATGAACTTTCTTTTATTGAGGAAATACATGATTGGTTGTCAAAGCCGGTTACGTGA
- a CDS encoding MBL fold metallo-hydrolase: MSTSRKEFIRNSFLLAGAAGFNIPLPSELNEKRLSNAEGDRLVLLGTHGGPFIRSYMQTPSANLTVYKNIPFVIDTGYGTTFKLKEASINLSTLKYIFITHLHSDHYLDLGPLLYNAWIAGLAEPINVYAPAGIRPLLNAYWESNRFDIDARIKDEGRPDIRNLVIAHEIAEGIQIAHPDFEISAIKNIHPPIDASYAFKFKLGKKIIVFSGDTAYHPALATFASGADYLIHEVMYGPAVDEMAKRRPNATKLIASIKSHHTSAEDAGRIAKAANVKTLILNHFVPPDDKSLNSQVWIDAVRNTFTGVIIVGKDLQQFNF, translated from the coding sequence ATGTCTACAAGCCGCAAAGAATTTATTCGCAATTCATTTCTGCTCGCCGGAGCGGCAGGGTTCAATATACCATTGCCATCGGAGTTAAACGAGAAAAGATTGTCCAATGCAGAGGGTGACCGGCTGGTTCTATTGGGCACTCACGGCGGCCCTTTCATTCGCTCTTATATGCAAACCCCTTCCGCTAACCTTACTGTATATAAAAACATCCCCTTTGTCATTGATACTGGGTATGGCACAACATTTAAACTGAAAGAAGCCAGTATCAATTTGTCAACGTTGAAATATATTTTCATTACACATCTCCATTCCGACCACTATCTTGACCTTGGCCCGTTATTATACAATGCCTGGATAGCAGGGTTAGCCGAACCAATAAATGTTTACGCACCTGCTGGTATACGTCCTTTGCTGAACGCTTATTGGGAATCGAACCGCTTTGATATTGACGCAAGAATTAAAGACGAAGGACGGCCAGACATAAGAAATCTTGTAATAGCCCATGAGATTGCAGAAGGCATACAGATAGCACACCCGGATTTTGAAATCAGTGCTATAAAAAACATACACCCTCCTATTGATGCCAGTTATGCATTCAAATTTAAACTCGGCAAAAAGATCATTGTTTTTTCGGGAGATACAGCCTATCATCCGGCGTTAGCAACTTTTGCTTCCGGGGCCGACTATCTTATTCATGAAGTGATGTATGGTCCTGCTGTTGATGAAATGGCCAAGAGACGCCCCAATGCTACTAAATTAATTGCGAGCATCAAATCGCATCATACATCAGCAGAAGATGCTGGCCGTATAGCTAAAGCAGCGAATGTAAAAACGCTTATTCTAAATCACTTTGTTCCTCCTGATGACAAATCGCTAAACAGCCAGGTTTGGATTGATGCAGTGCGCAATACTTTTACGGGGGTTATTATTGTTGGAAAGGACCTGCAGCAATTTAATTTCTAA